The following proteins are encoded in a genomic region of Sphingopyxis sp. YF1:
- a CDS encoding enoyl-CoA hydratase-related protein has translation MVSYSQLSVEIDPNGIATVMLNRPDRLNAAGAVMHAELSLVFRELERSPDVRVIILTGAGKAFSAGGDIEWMQEMIDDPRIFERTIREAKEIILSMLDCEKPIIGQINGHATGLGATLALFCDITFMADTAKIGDPHVAMGLVAADGGAVIWPQLVGYARAKEYLLTGDLLKAADAERIGLVNHVCSLEALPGEVSTLAVRLAAGAQKAIRWTKATVNIGLKQLADQMLDAGLAYEAVTNLSRDHQAAVTAFREGRKPVFE, from the coding sequence ATGGTGAGCTACTCCCAGCTTTCGGTCGAAATAGATCCAAATGGGATTGCGACAGTCATGCTCAACCGACCCGACCGTTTGAATGCGGCGGGTGCGGTCATGCACGCGGAGCTGTCCCTCGTATTTCGCGAACTCGAACGTTCTCCCGATGTCCGGGTCATCATTCTGACGGGAGCTGGCAAGGCCTTCTCGGCCGGAGGCGACATCGAGTGGATGCAGGAGATGATCGACGATCCGCGGATATTTGAGCGAACGATCCGCGAGGCCAAGGAAATCATCCTGTCGATGCTCGACTGCGAGAAGCCGATAATCGGTCAGATCAACGGTCACGCCACGGGCCTGGGCGCCACGCTCGCCTTGTTTTGCGACATCACCTTCATGGCGGATACGGCCAAGATCGGCGATCCGCATGTCGCCATGGGACTGGTTGCTGCCGACGGCGGCGCGGTCATCTGGCCTCAGCTCGTGGGATATGCGCGCGCGAAGGAATATCTGCTGACGGGCGATCTTCTCAAAGCGGCGGACGCTGAACGCATCGGCTTGGTAAACCATGTCTGCAGTCTTGAAGCGCTTCCAGGCGAGGTCTCGACGCTTGCCGTGCGTCTCGCCGCCGGGGCCCAAAAAGCGATTCGTTGGACGAAGGCGACAGTGAATATTGGACTGAAGCAGCTCGCTGACCAGATGCTGGACGCGGGGCTTGCTTATGAGGCGGTGACGAATCTCAGTCGCGATCATCAGGCGGCGGTTACCGCGTTTCGCGAGGGCCGTAAGCCAGTCTTCGAATAG
- a CDS encoding AMP-binding protein — MTSDDADRQERVTARSAAAGNADARLISELAWEKRRTMPDAVALYDNGIAVTYAQIVSEAEELAAGFGALGIQPGETISFQLPNWREAVAINLAAAAAGLVINPVTPIYRGAELRFILQNSRSRLIFIPDSFRSINYRTMLDELRGDLPDLQHVISVRSILASEDTEDGYEWLRSLGRAILPYSLPSVSPASNKLLLYTSGTTGTAKGVIHTHDSIDHGTMSAVDFWELAETDNMLMASPVTHITGYAFGLELPFQSDCIVTLMDRWEPTRAIELIDAHQITASIGATPFLKELVEEAARLGRNLPSLRMFACGGAAVTPELILQTARVTERCVAFRVYGATEIPLVTKGFLQAGQRALASETDGEIVGYDVRIVDADGKALGPGRVGEIRARGPAMLVDYTDHDEFLRAIDADGFFCTGDLGMVTEDNAVVVTGRLKDIIIRGGENLSPVEIERALELHPAILEAAVVSMPHPRLGEGVAAFIRAHEGAELPSLIEIADFLAQRDLAKQKFPERIEYIDDFPRTASGKVRKDRLRDALRQPLVITVEQASSNARLLPTEERS, encoded by the coding sequence ATGACATCTGACGATGCGGACAGGCAGGAACGGGTTACCGCCCGCAGCGCGGCGGCAGGTAACGCCGACGCGCGGTTGATCAGCGAACTGGCGTGGGAAAAGCGTCGGACAATGCCTGATGCGGTTGCGCTATACGACAATGGTATCGCGGTCACGTACGCCCAAATTGTCAGCGAAGCGGAAGAACTTGCGGCGGGCTTTGGAGCGCTTGGGATCCAGCCGGGAGAGACGATCAGTTTTCAGCTTCCTAACTGGCGAGAGGCGGTGGCGATCAATCTGGCGGCTGCGGCTGCGGGGCTCGTGATCAATCCCGTGACCCCCATCTATCGCGGCGCCGAACTCCGTTTCATTCTTCAGAATTCGCGCAGTCGGCTGATCTTCATCCCGGATAGTTTTCGGTCGATCAACTATCGCACCATGCTCGACGAATTGCGTGGCGATCTTCCAGACTTGCAACATGTCATCAGTGTGCGCTCTATCCTGGCGAGCGAGGATACGGAGGATGGCTACGAATGGCTGCGGTCGCTGGGACGTGCGATCTTGCCATATAGTCTTCCGTCGGTTTCCCCGGCGTCGAACAAGCTTCTCCTCTACACATCCGGCACGACAGGAACCGCCAAGGGCGTGATCCACACGCATGACAGTATCGATCATGGCACGATGTCGGCAGTCGATTTCTGGGAATTGGCTGAGACCGACAATATGCTGATGGCATCGCCTGTGACGCACATAACAGGCTATGCCTTCGGCCTTGAATTGCCTTTCCAGAGCGACTGCATCGTCACCCTGATGGATCGTTGGGAACCAACGCGCGCCATCGAGCTTATCGACGCGCATCAGATCACGGCGAGCATCGGTGCCACGCCTTTCCTTAAGGAGCTTGTCGAGGAGGCCGCGCGGCTCGGACGTAATCTGCCGTCGCTACGAATGTTCGCCTGCGGCGGTGCCGCGGTTACGCCGGAATTGATCCTCCAGACTGCGCGCGTGACGGAACGTTGTGTCGCCTTCCGGGTCTATGGCGCTACGGAAATTCCGTTGGTCACCAAAGGGTTTCTGCAAGCCGGGCAACGCGCACTGGCATCGGAAACCGACGGTGAAATCGTGGGATATGACGTCCGGATTGTCGATGCTGATGGCAAGGCGCTTGGCCCCGGTCGGGTCGGTGAAATTCGTGCGCGCGGCCCAGCGATGCTCGTCGATTATACGGACCATGACGAGTTTCTCCGAGCAATCGACGCCGACGGCTTTTTTTGTACCGGCGATCTGGGCATGGTCACGGAAGATAACGCGGTCGTCGTCACAGGACGGCTCAAGGATATCATCATCCGCGGCGGGGAGAATCTCTCTCCGGTCGAGATCGAGCGTGCGCTGGAACTCCATCCGGCGATTCTGGAGGCAGCGGTCGTCTCGATGCCTCACCCCCGTCTGGGAGAAGGTGTGGCCGCGTTCATTCGCGCCCATGAAGGGGCCGAATTGCCGTCGCTCATCGAAATCGCCGATTTTCTTGCCCAGCGCGACCTTGCTAAACAGAAGTTTCCTGAGCGGATAGAATATATAGACGATTTTCCAAGAACGGCATCGGGCAAGGTGCGCAAGGACCGCCTGCGCGATGCGCTTCGTCAGCCGCTCGTAATTACCGTTGAACAAGCATCGTCCAATGCTCGTCTCCTGCCGACGGAAGAGCGGTCATGA
- a CDS encoding LysR family transcriptional regulator produces MDHLLAMRLFASSVELGSFSRAAAQHNLQASSVSRYISNLEQSLGTSLFRRSTRQLLLTDAGSAFYERARTILDEVADAWRLASASSADVIGSLTVWAPQEFGMVRLNALIPQFMNQYPGLSVDLTLGEKESELSSAKYDVAIHIGEPADSRFYAHRFARNQYVICCAPSYLELVEEPAFPSALSEQNCLVHTGRKIWQFSSAKSSVDISVEVSGNFRANLLSPILDAAIAGGGFARLPSWLASPYLESGQLTTVLEKYQVKCDDSVIYGLYPEKRSISPKIRAFIDFLTERFVGIAQ; encoded by the coding sequence ATGGATCATCTTTTAGCCATGCGGCTGTTCGCGAGTTCGGTCGAGCTTGGCAGCTTCTCGCGCGCCGCCGCGCAGCATAATTTACAGGCTTCGTCGGTCTCGCGCTATATTTCCAATCTCGAGCAGAGTTTGGGCACGTCGCTCTTTCGCCGCTCGACACGACAATTGCTCCTCACCGACGCAGGTTCCGCCTTCTACGAGCGGGCAAGAACCATCCTTGACGAAGTTGCCGACGCCTGGCGGCTGGCAAGTGCAAGCTCCGCCGATGTCATTGGCTCGCTGACCGTCTGGGCGCCACAAGAGTTTGGGATGGTACGCCTCAATGCCCTCATCCCGCAGTTCATGAACCAGTATCCGGGATTGAGCGTCGACCTAACGTTGGGCGAAAAAGAAAGCGAACTGTCTTCAGCCAAATATGACGTGGCGATCCATATCGGCGAGCCAGCAGACTCACGATTTTACGCTCATCGTTTCGCGCGCAATCAATATGTCATATGCTGCGCGCCGTCTTATCTGGAGCTGGTCGAGGAACCCGCATTCCCTAGCGCGCTAAGCGAGCAGAACTGCCTGGTCCATACCGGTCGCAAGATATGGCAATTCAGCTCCGCAAAAAGCAGCGTCGATATTTCGGTCGAGGTTTCGGGAAACTTCCGCGCCAACCTGCTGTCCCCCATACTCGACGCCGCCATTGCAGGGGGCGGCTTTGCGCGACTACCGTCATGGCTCGCCAGCCCCTATCTGGAATCTGGCCAACTCACGACGGTTCTCGAAAAATACCAGGTGAAATGCGACGATTCCGTCATTTATGGCCTGTATCCGGAAAAACGAAGCATCTCTCCAAAAATACGGGCATTTATCGACTTCCTGACCGAGCGCTTCGTCGGGATTGCACAATAA
- a CDS encoding acyl-CoA dehydrogenase family protein, with protein sequence MTFAFSDEALLIQEVAERFLQDRLLASPGGRVSPNDAVLWSDMAEMGWLGLPLPADAGGLDAEPVILALIAQAIGQAGIVQPFTAQAAIPLYVLRQCHGSEAVELAAAVAAGTRRAAFARSDNLRVYPGKNGLRIGGAMTSVAGGGSADVFLVAARYGGDEALFVVEADAPGVERVHVATIDGSDMADVVFQDVFIGKSMDIRDGNPALVDHAEELNILLVCAEAVGVMGALVHDTTSYSVMRQQFGRPLRGFQVVEHALADMQVALEEARSVVRIGLLRLRGAPTQRRRSVCAAIAKVAAAGRLVSHNAIQFHGAMGVTEELRIGALVKRLMALRCAIPDEGTALDQYATLLRSGACGSYLAEPGPDSGLLAEPALEEFRDVVSGWLDTHLDVDVARAQQLTTMVYAEAEVAQRWHDILHHQGWSAPNWPSEFGGTGWSALERYVWAHESAKRFAPVTSPLGLPLVGPVLFHFGTEAQKSRFLPPIVSGEELWCQGFSEPGAGSDLAALTTRATRDGDHYIVNGTKIWTTQGHEAQMMAALVRTGGPGSRREGISFLLIDMLAPGIDIRPIETIGGDHELNQIFFDDVRVPAEYLVGVEGQGWEIAKFLLEYERGGDIMSAAQRALLRDVDAVAVKRGRDDVSYRRRVASVSIAIDTLDAMELLTLTGNAGHPATPSILKLRVSETQQAITELGVDILGADAIRWSAGRPFHANPDTQPEDCFTSRYLNSRANTIFGGAREIQKTLIAKAMQ encoded by the coding sequence ATGACGTTTGCATTCAGCGACGAAGCGCTCCTGATCCAGGAGGTTGCCGAACGATTCCTGCAGGACCGCTTGTTGGCGTCGCCTGGCGGGCGGGTGTCTCCCAATGATGCCGTACTGTGGTCAGACATGGCGGAAATGGGATGGCTCGGCCTGCCGCTTCCCGCCGACGCGGGGGGGCTGGACGCCGAACCGGTGATCCTCGCGCTGATCGCGCAGGCCATTGGCCAAGCGGGAATCGTGCAGCCGTTCACCGCGCAAGCGGCCATTCCGCTATATGTGCTCCGCCAATGTCACGGTTCAGAGGCGGTCGAGCTTGCTGCTGCGGTCGCGGCGGGTACCCGACGCGCCGCGTTCGCAAGATCTGACAATTTGCGCGTTTATCCAGGCAAGAACGGCTTGCGCATCGGAGGTGCCATGACGTCGGTCGCGGGAGGAGGGAGCGCTGATGTGTTCCTGGTGGCGGCCAGATACGGTGGCGATGAGGCGCTCTTTGTCGTCGAGGCGGACGCGCCCGGCGTCGAACGGGTACATGTGGCGACGATCGATGGGTCGGATATGGCCGATGTCGTGTTTCAGGATGTTTTCATCGGAAAGTCGATGGATATCCGGGATGGCAATCCCGCGCTGGTCGACCATGCGGAGGAACTGAACATCCTACTGGTCTGCGCCGAGGCCGTAGGCGTGATGGGGGCGCTGGTTCACGACACCACAAGCTATAGCGTGATGCGCCAACAGTTTGGCAGGCCGCTGCGCGGTTTTCAGGTCGTCGAGCACGCACTGGCGGACATGCAGGTTGCGCTGGAGGAAGCGCGGAGCGTCGTGCGTATAGGGCTTCTTCGCCTTCGGGGCGCGCCGACGCAGCGCCGCCGAAGCGTTTGCGCCGCGATCGCCAAGGTCGCCGCGGCGGGGCGGCTCGTCTCCCATAACGCCATTCAGTTTCATGGCGCCATGGGCGTGACGGAAGAGCTGCGGATCGGCGCCTTGGTCAAGCGTCTGATGGCTTTGCGCTGTGCCATTCCGGACGAAGGTACTGCGCTGGATCAGTATGCAACCTTGCTTCGGTCCGGGGCGTGCGGTTCCTATCTCGCCGAGCCTGGTCCGGACTCCGGACTGCTCGCCGAGCCTGCCCTGGAAGAGTTTCGTGATGTTGTGAGCGGATGGCTCGATACGCATCTCGATGTCGATGTGGCGCGGGCGCAGCAATTGACGACAATGGTCTATGCCGAGGCTGAGGTCGCGCAGCGTTGGCACGATATTCTCCATCATCAGGGCTGGTCGGCGCCGAATTGGCCTTCCGAATTCGGAGGAACGGGCTGGTCTGCGCTTGAGCGCTACGTCTGGGCGCATGAAAGCGCTAAGCGCTTTGCGCCAGTCACGTCACCGCTCGGATTGCCGCTGGTCGGGCCCGTGCTTTTTCATTTTGGAACCGAAGCACAAAAGAGTCGTTTTCTCCCGCCGATCGTCTCGGGCGAGGAGCTTTGGTGCCAGGGGTTCTCGGAACCCGGCGCCGGATCGGACTTGGCCGCCCTGACAACGCGAGCCACGCGCGATGGCGACCATTATATCGTCAATGGGACGAAAATCTGGACGACGCAGGGTCATGAGGCGCAGATGATGGCCGCTCTGGTAAGGACGGGAGGCCCGGGCTCACGCCGCGAAGGGATATCCTTCCTGCTCATCGACATGCTGGCACCGGGAATCGACATTCGTCCTATCGAGACCATCGGCGGCGATCACGAACTGAACCAGATATTCTTCGATGATGTGCGGGTCCCCGCGGAGTATCTCGTTGGCGTCGAGGGGCAGGGTTGGGAAATCGCCAAATTTCTTCTCGAGTATGAGCGCGGCGGTGACATCATGTCGGCGGCCCAGCGAGCCCTGCTTCGCGATGTCGATGCGGTCGCTGTCAAGCGAGGCAGAGATGACGTTAGCTATCGGCGGCGCGTTGCGAGCGTGTCGATAGCTATCGATACGCTTGATGCGATGGAACTGCTCACCTTGACCGGCAATGCCGGACATCCCGCTACGCCATCGATCCTGAAGCTAAGGGTGAGCGAAACCCAGCAGGCCATAACGGAACTCGGGGTCGATATTCTCGGCGCCGACGCCATACGGTGGTCGGCCGGGCGCCCGTTCCATGCCAACCCCGATACGCAGCCCGAAGACTGCTTCACGTCACGTTATCTGAACAGCCGAGCCAACACGATTTTCGGCGGTGCCAGGGAAATCCAGAAGACGCTCATCGCGAAGGCCATGCAATGA
- a CDS encoding aromatic ring-hydroxylating dioxygenase subunit alpha — MAGDCKAGSYDYRKGWLLNEKSVDGSFEAKAPYVDNGTGLVEPQRYFDPAFMRREWSELWTRTWLLAGRVSDIPEPGDFFRFNVGSESFLVVRGTDREIRVMYNVCQHRGARLVASDFGNLKEIRCRYHSWAWTVNGAICDITDRETFRPEVLEGSLDLSKVRHDVWGGFVFLCMDEKAPPLAEFLGVLEPHLAVYRLEDMVTVKDVEVEWPANWKTVVDAFLESYHVHAIHPEILPFYDDYHQQWDLYEHGMSRMLMKFGAVSPRHEDQDSVNDFLAGMLAEVGIDPEGFGKAAGDVREAVQKAKMKLSDRLGPTAGDYALNQMTDDWAYFAFPNVTFNIHPEGALVQRFRPHESDPEKMIYDVTVLIHPIRDPAIQIPAYMGVEEGTDCTGSTRPQRRYLTRGDGGVGPVLEQDGRMIPFVQAGMHSRGFRGARLSEQEQRVRHFHREIDRYLDGEKW, encoded by the coding sequence ATGGCGGGCGATTGTAAGGCAGGTAGCTACGACTATCGCAAGGGCTGGTTGCTGAACGAGAAATCGGTCGATGGTTCGTTCGAAGCCAAGGCGCCCTATGTCGACAATGGAACCGGCCTTGTGGAGCCGCAGCGTTATTTTGACCCGGCCTTCATGCGACGCGAATGGAGCGAGCTCTGGACCAGGACCTGGCTGCTCGCGGGGCGCGTTTCCGATATTCCGGAGCCAGGTGATTTCTTCCGTTTCAATGTCGGATCGGAGTCCTTTCTCGTCGTGCGCGGCACCGATCGCGAAATCCGGGTAATGTATAATGTGTGCCAGCACCGCGGCGCCCGTCTTGTCGCGTCGGACTTTGGCAATCTGAAGGAAATCCGATGCCGCTATCACAGCTGGGCATGGACGGTGAACGGCGCAATCTGCGACATCACCGATCGGGAAACCTTTCGTCCCGAAGTTCTAGAGGGCTCGCTCGATCTCTCGAAAGTGCGCCATGACGTCTGGGGAGGCTTCGTATTTCTTTGCATGGACGAAAAGGCGCCTCCGCTTGCCGAATTTCTCGGCGTGCTGGAGCCGCATCTGGCCGTCTATCGGCTCGAAGATATGGTGACCGTCAAGGATGTCGAGGTTGAATGGCCTGCCAATTGGAAGACGGTCGTCGACGCATTTCTGGAAAGCTATCACGTCCACGCGATTCATCCGGAAATTCTGCCTTTCTATGACGATTATCACCAGCAATGGGATCTGTACGAACACGGAATGAGCCGGATGCTCATGAAGTTTGGTGCGGTCAGTCCGCGCCATGAGGATCAGGACAGCGTGAACGATTTTCTTGCAGGCATGCTCGCGGAGGTTGGCATTGACCCGGAAGGCTTTGGAAAAGCGGCAGGCGATGTTCGCGAGGCCGTCCAGAAAGCCAAGATGAAGTTGTCCGATCGTCTCGGCCCGACCGCCGGCGATTATGCGCTCAACCAGATGACGGACGATTGGGCATATTTCGCATTTCCGAACGTGACCTTTAATATCCATCCCGAAGGCGCCTTGGTCCAGCGGTTCCGCCCGCACGAGAGCGATCCGGAAAAGATGATCTATGATGTTACAGTACTCATCCACCCGATCCGCGACCCCGCTATCCAAATCCCGGCCTATATGGGAGTCGAAGAGGGAACGGACTGCACGGGGTCTACGCGGCCGCAACGGCGTTATCTGACGCGGGGCGATGGCGGCGTCGGTCCGGTGCTCGAGCAAGATGGACGCATGATCCCATTTGTCCAGGCGGGCATGCACAGCCGCGGCTTTCGAGGAGCACGGCTTAGCGAACAAGAGCAGCGGGTCCGTCACTTTCACCGCGAGATCGACCGCTATCTTGATGGAGAAAAATGGTGA